One genomic region from Gemmatimonadaceae bacterium encodes:
- a CDS encoding DUF2723 domain-containing protein — protein sequence MDDSDSRSLIPSREWRAPVAVAGMLLLAYVVTLAPSVTYWDAGEFLAAIRTLGIPHPPGTPLYILVANVWAKLFAPLFGFAYSVNLLSAVSTAVACGIFTCLMAQWTRDPWAAAAGGLLAGLMSSVWLNANETEVYSPSLLMSALLLLVANQANEKREARWLVLLGYLIGLGWALQLSALVAAPAALLLAFSAVRVQRIPAVKMLVAALLGASAVLFMIVRAEHDPAINQGNPSTWTAFLDVITRQQYQPVSILPRQAPLYLQIGNLLEYADWQVALGLHPEAPPSWLRTPFTLAYALLGMIGFRWHRHVHKPSWRVLSLLFVSGTLGVIAYLNMKAGPSYGQGFLPTGAKHEARERDYFFVLAFMCWGIWAGAGAVRAFTRAGKRWRVAGLAVAALPFMLNHPAVDRAQVTPGLAPIDSARRILVPAPARAVVFAYGDNDTYPVWYAQQVENTRRDVTVVTIPLLGAKWYRAELARRDSLLGPDYIDKWRGFQPTMTAICVAAKKLGRPVVARDVPDRPPIPAACRS from the coding sequence GTGGACGATTCTGACAGCCGGTCGCTGATACCATCGCGCGAGTGGCGCGCCCCGGTTGCTGTCGCCGGGATGCTGCTTCTTGCGTATGTCGTGACCCTCGCGCCGAGCGTCACCTACTGGGACGCCGGCGAGTTTCTCGCCGCGATCAGGACGCTCGGCATCCCGCATCCTCCCGGAACGCCTCTCTACATTCTGGTTGCGAATGTGTGGGCGAAGCTGTTCGCTCCACTGTTCGGCTTTGCGTATTCCGTGAACCTGTTGTCGGCCGTCTCGACAGCGGTCGCGTGCGGGATCTTCACCTGTCTCATGGCCCAATGGACACGGGACCCGTGGGCCGCCGCCGCTGGTGGGTTACTCGCCGGTCTCATGTCGAGCGTGTGGCTCAACGCGAACGAGACCGAGGTGTACTCGCCGTCGCTGCTCATGTCGGCGCTGCTTCTGCTCGTCGCGAATCAGGCGAACGAAAAGCGCGAAGCGAGATGGCTCGTGCTGCTCGGCTATCTCATCGGGCTTGGATGGGCGCTTCAACTGTCAGCGCTCGTAGCAGCGCCGGCCGCGCTGCTGCTGGCATTCTCAGCCGTGCGTGTGCAGAGAATCCCCGCGGTGAAAATGCTGGTAGCCGCCCTGCTCGGCGCATCAGCCGTGTTGTTCATGATCGTGCGCGCTGAGCATGACCCCGCGATCAATCAGGGGAATCCCTCGACCTGGACTGCGTTTCTGGATGTGATCACGCGCCAGCAGTATCAGCCCGTCTCGATACTTCCGCGGCAGGCCCCGCTGTACCTGCAGATCGGGAATCTGCTCGAGTACGCTGACTGGCAGGTCGCGCTCGGTCTGCATCCCGAGGCGCCACCATCGTGGCTTCGCACGCCATTCACGCTTGCCTACGCGCTACTCGGCATGATCGGGTTCAGATGGCATCGTCACGTTCACAAGCCAAGCTGGCGCGTGCTGAGCTTGTTGTTCGTGAGCGGAACGCTCGGAGTGATCGCGTATCTCAACATGAAAGCGGGCCCGTCGTACGGTCAGGGCTTTCTTCCCACCGGCGCGAAGCACGAAGCGCGCGAACGCGACTACTTCTTCGTGCTCGCTTTCATGTGCTGGGGCATCTGGGCCGGAGCGGGCGCGGTTCGCGCATTTACGAGGGCGGGGAAGCGATGGCGAGTCGCCGGGCTCGCGGTAGCCGCATTGCCGTTTATGCTGAATCATCCCGCGGTCGATCGTGCGCAGGTTACTCCTGGCCTGGCTCCCATCGACAGTGCGCGTCGAATCCTCGTTCCTGCGCCAGCGCGCGCTGTCGTGTTCGCGTATGGCGACAACGACACCTATCCCGTCTGGTACGCGCAGCAGGTCGAGAATACGCGTCGCGACGTAACGGTCGTCACCATCCCGCTACTCGGCGCCAAGTGGTACCGCGCCGAGCTTGCTCGGCGGGACAGCCTTCTCGGCCCGGATTACATAGACAAGTGGCGCGGATTTCAGCCGACGATGACCGCGATCTGCGTTGCGGCGAAAAAGCTGGGTCGGCCAGTCGTCGCGCGTGACGTTCCAGATCGTCCTCCAATTCCGGCAGCCTGCAGGTCTTGA